TGCGCTATCATAGCAAGCGCCGCGATGGGAGCGGCAGCACGGCCACCGAACGGGGTTTTGTCCGGCGAGAGAGATCTTCAGGATCAGGGCCGCAGCTGCTCGACGGCGCGGTGCGCGCACGTATAATCGGCGCGGTCGCGCTGTTCGTATCAACCTAAACTCAGAAAGGAACCTTAATGAACAAACAGGAACTGATCGACGCTGTCGCAGGACAGACGGGCGCCAGCAAGGCTCAAACCGGTGAAACGCTGGACACGTTGCTTGAAGTGATCAAGAAGTCTGTGTCGAAGGGTGAGGCGGTCCAGTTGATCGGCTTCGGCAGCTTTGGTTCGGGCAAGCGCGCAGCGCGTACGGGTCGCAATCCGAAGACCGGCGAAACTATCAAGATTCCGGCCGCCAAGACCGTCAAGTTCACGGCAGGCAAGGCGTTCAAGGACTCGGTCAACAAGCGCTAAGCAGATGACTGCCGGGCAGTTGACACCCGCGAGAAACCCGCCAGCGGCGGGTTTTTTTTCGTCCGCGCATGTGGTTCACACCCGGCGCGTGCTTCGTTCAGTCGTGACGATGCGCGTTTTCGCCGTTGCCGTGACCGCACTGCTCACAGTCCTCGCCGTGGTCGTGGCCGTGATGATGATGATCGTGATCGTGTTCATCGAACTCCCACGCCGGAAACGGATCGGGGAAGTGCTGCCAGGCTTGCGGCCCGAGCGCGAATTCGTCGTCGGTGAGCAGGCAGGCGTCGAACTTCGCGCGCCAGGTGGCGGGATCGATGTCGAAGCCGATCAGCACGAACTCCTGACGACGATCGCCGATGCTCATATCGTCCGGCGCGCCGTACCAGTCCGCGGCGATTTCGGCGGTCAAGTCGTCGTCGCCTTGGGGCCATTCGCTGCGGTCTTGCGCGGCCCACCACATGCCCGCCGGACCGTGCCGGCAAGCACCGCCGGCCTGCGATAGCGAGCCGCCGATATCGTTGCGTGTCGCGAGCCAGAAGAACCCCTTGCTACGCAGTACGCCCTTCCACTCCTGATGCAGCAGCGCCCAGAGCCGCTGCGGATGAAACGGCCGGCGTGCGCGATAGACGAAATGGCCGACGCCGTATTCGTCGGCTTCGCTGTGATGCATGTGGCCGTGCTGAGCGCCGTGCTGGTCCTGATGCGTGTGCTCGAGCGCTGCGAGCCAGCCCGGCGCGTTCGACGCTTCGTCGAAATCGAAGCGCCCGGTGTTCAGCACCTGGGCGAGCGGCACGTCGGCGCAGCGGCTCACGAGCTGCACCGCGCGCGGGTTCAGGCGCGCGAGGATGCGCTGCAATCGCGCGAGCTCGTCGGCGCTGACGAGATCGATCTTGTTCACGACCAACACGTCACAAAACTCAACCTGCTCGATCAGTATTTCGACGATCGTGCGGTCGTCGTCTTCGTCCACCGCGATGCCGCGTTCGGCAAGAGCGTCGGCCGACGCGTAGTCGCGCAGGAAGTTGAACGCGTCGACGACCGTGACCATCGTATCGAGCCGCGCGACGCCCGCGAGCGGCGCGCCTTCTTCGTCGTCGAAGAACGTGAGGGTTTCGGCGATCGATACCGGCTCGGCGACGCCCGTCGATTCGATCACGAGCGCGTCGAAGCGCTTTGCGCCGGCGAGACGACGGATGTCGTTTTGCAGATCGTCGCGCAGCGTGCAACAGATGCAGCCGTTCGTGAGTTCGACGACCTGCTCGTCGCCACGCGATAGCTCGGCCGAATTGTGCACGAGCGTCGG
Above is a window of Paraburkholderia sprentiae WSM5005 DNA encoding:
- a CDS encoding HU family DNA-binding protein, yielding MNKQELIDAVAGQTGASKAQTGETLDTLLEVIKKSVSKGEAVQLIGFGSFGSGKRAARTGRNPKTGETIKIPAAKTVKFTAGKAFKDSVNKR
- a CDS encoding GTP-binding protein, which codes for MNQPLLPITVLSGFLGAGKSTFLNHIVANRAGLRVAVIVNDLSAVSIDPTLVHNSAELSRGDEQVVELTNGCICCTLRDDLQNDIRRLAGAKRFDALVIESTGVAEPVSIAETLTFFDDEEGAPLAGVARLDTMVTVVDAFNFLRDYASADALAERGIAVDEDDDRTIVEILIEQVEFCDVLVVNKIDLVSADELARLQRILARLNPRAVQLVSRCADVPLAQVLNTGRFDFDEASNAPGWLAALEHTHQDQHGAQHGHMHHSEADEYGVGHFVYRARRPFHPQRLWALLHQEWKGVLRSKGFFWLATRNDIGGSLSQAGGACRHGPAGMWWAAQDRSEWPQGDDDLTAEIAADWYGAPDDMSIGDRRQEFVLIGFDIDPATWRAKFDACLLTDDEFALGPQAWQHFPDPFPAWEFDEHDHDHHHHGHDHGEDCEQCGHGNGENAHRHD